The following proteins are co-located in the Gloeocapsa sp. PCC 7428 genome:
- a CDS encoding zinc-dependent alcohol dehydrogenase produces MKAVCWYGANDVRVETVPDPKILNPRDAIIKITSTAICGSDLHIYDGYIPTMQKGDILGHEFMGEVVDIGSAVKNVKVGDRVVVPFTISCGNCFFCQRDLWSLCDNSNPNAWMTEVQMGYSPAGLFGYSHLFGGYAGGQAEYARVPFADVGLLKVPDGLTDDQVLFLTDIFPTGYMAAENCHIKPGDIVAVWGCGPVGQFAIKSAYMLGAERVIAIDRIPERLQMAKEICNAEVINYEEIDPGEALKEMTGGRGPDACLDAVGMEAHGTGPMALYDQVKQAVRLETDRPTALRQVILSCSKGGHVSLAGVYGGFLDKIPMGAAMNKGLTFKMGQTHVHRYLKPLLERIQNGEIDPSFVITHRLKLEDAPHGYEIFKHKKDNCIKVVLKP; encoded by the coding sequence ATGAAAGCTGTTTGTTGGTATGGCGCTAACGATGTGCGGGTCGAAACAGTGCCAGATCCAAAAATTCTCAATCCCCGCGATGCGATTATTAAAATTACATCAACTGCAATCTGTGGCTCAGATTTACATATCTACGACGGCTACATCCCCACAATGCAAAAAGGTGACATCCTCGGTCACGAATTTATGGGAGAAGTCGTCGATATTGGTAGCGCGGTTAAGAATGTAAAAGTAGGCGATCGCGTCGTTGTTCCTTTCACAATTTCCTGTGGTAACTGCTTTTTCTGTCAGCGCGATTTGTGGTCTTTGTGCGACAACTCTAACCCCAACGCCTGGATGACCGAAGTGCAAATGGGCTATTCACCAGCAGGGTTATTTGGCTATTCGCACTTGTTTGGTGGCTACGCTGGCGGTCAAGCCGAATACGCGCGCGTCCCTTTTGCTGATGTGGGTTTGTTGAAAGTTCCTGATGGTTTAACTGACGATCAAGTATTATTCTTGACTGATATTTTCCCCACAGGTTACATGGCGGCAGAGAATTGCCATATCAAACCTGGCGATATCGTCGCTGTTTGGGGCTGTGGACCTGTCGGACAGTTTGCGATTAAAAGTGCTTATATGTTAGGTGCAGAACGCGTCATCGCGATTGATCGCATTCCTGAACGCCTCCAAATGGCAAAAGAAATCTGCAACGCCGAAGTCATCAACTACGAAGAAATCGATCCTGGTGAAGCCCTTAAAGAAATGACTGGCGGTCGCGGCCCTGATGCGTGTCTCGACGCGGTGGGTATGGAAGCGCACGGAACCGGACCAATGGCGCTTTACGACCAGGTTAAGCAAGCGGTACGCTTAGAAACCGATCGCCCAACCGCACTACGGCAAGTCATATTATCGTGTAGCAAAGGCGGTCATGTCTCACTTGCTGGTGTTTATGGTGGTTTCCTCGATAAAATCCCGATGGGTGCGGCGATGAACAAAGGTTTAACTTTCAAGATGGGACAAACGCACGTCCACCGTTATTTGAAACCTTTGTTAGAACGAATTCAAAACGGCGAAATTGACCCTTCTTTTGTGATCACGCATCGGCTGAAGTTAGAAGATGCACCCCACGGATACGAGATTTTTAAGCATAAAAAAGACAATTGCATCAAAGTTGTACTCAAGCCATAA
- a CDS encoding zinc-dependent alcohol dehydrogenase produces MKAVCWQSANNVRVDNVPDPKILNPRDAIVKITSTAICGSDLHIYGGYIPTVQKGDIIGHEFMGEVVEVGKGVRNLQVGDRVVVPSTIGCGRCYYCERDMWSLCDNSNPNGWMEEKLFGNITSAIYGYSHLLGGYAGAQAEYIRVPFADVGVLKVPKELPDEKLLFISDAIPTGYMGAELCDIQPGDTVAVWGCGAVGQFAMISAYMMGAERVIAIDRFPERLEMARKYAKAETINYEEIDPGEALKEMTGGRGPDCCIDAVGLEAHGVGIEDFYDQTKQKLKLETDRPHVLRQMMVACRKGGTLSIMGVYGGFVDKIPLGAAFNKGLTFRMGQMHGQKYMRLLLQLVLDGKLDPSFIVTHQLPLDQAPQAYEIFQQKQDNCVKVVLRP; encoded by the coding sequence ATGAAAGCTGTCTGCTGGCAAAGTGCTAACAATGTGCGGGTGGATAATGTTCCAGATCCGAAAATACTCAACCCGCGCGATGCGATTGTAAAGATTACATCTACCGCAATTTGCGGTTCCGATCTCCATATATATGGTGGTTATATCCCCACAGTGCAAAAAGGTGACATTATCGGTCACGAGTTCATGGGGGAAGTGGTTGAAGTTGGTAAGGGTGTTCGCAATTTACAAGTAGGCGATCGCGTTGTTGTTCCTTCAACAATCGGTTGCGGTCGTTGCTACTACTGCGAACGTGATATGTGGTCGCTGTGCGATAACTCTAACCCCAACGGCTGGATGGAAGAAAAGCTATTCGGTAATATTACTTCAGCAATTTATGGTTACTCGCACCTCTTAGGCGGTTATGCTGGGGCGCAAGCTGAATACATCCGCGTACCGTTTGCAGATGTTGGCGTTTTGAAAGTTCCCAAAGAATTACCCGACGAAAAGCTACTCTTTATTTCTGATGCGATTCCTACAGGGTACATGGGTGCAGAGTTATGCGATATTCAACCTGGTGATACCGTAGCTGTTTGGGGTTGCGGTGCAGTTGGACAATTTGCGATGATTAGTGCCTATATGATGGGTGCAGAACGCGTAATTGCGATTGACCGCTTTCCGGAACGCTTGGAAATGGCAAGAAAATACGCTAAAGCCGAAACGATTAATTACGAAGAAATCGATCCAGGCGAAGCCCTCAAAGAAATGACTGGCGGACGCGGACCCGATTGCTGTATCGATGCGGTTGGGCTAGAAGCCCACGGCGTAGGTATTGAAGACTTCTACGACCAAACTAAGCAAAAGCTGAAGTTAGAAACTGACCGCCCGCACGTCTTGCGCCAAATGATGGTAGCGTGTCGTAAAGGTGGTACGCTCTCAATTATGGGCGTCTATGGTGGCTTTGTAGACAAAATTCCGTTAGGCGCAGCGTTTAATAAAGGTCTGACGTTTAGGATGGGACAAATGCATGGACAGAAATATATGCGTTTGTTACTACAACTCGTATTAGATGGCAAACTCGATCCATCGTTTATCGTCACGCATCAGTTACCGCTAGACCAAGCACCTCAAGCCTACGAGATTTTTCAGCAAAAGCAAGATAATTGCGTCAAAGTTGTGCTGAGACCGTAA
- a CDS encoding SRPBCC family protein has protein sequence MELTPQDKSSEQSPESIEAGEKERWASLIGGGAMVLMGLRQRSLRGVLMAVAGGGLLYQGAKKQSTLKQAQEAIGLNQPIKVEKTVTINKPAAELYNYWRDFERLPTFMKHLESVTVLDDKRSHWVAKAPLDAKVEWDAEIIQEQENELIAWASTEDADIENSGFVRFKPAPGNRGTEVKVVMEYNPPGGAIASALAKLFGEEPDQQIGDDLRRFKQLMEAGEIATTEGQPSGRD, from the coding sequence ATGGAATTAACACCACAAGATAAATCAAGCGAACAATCGCCAGAATCTATCGAAGCAGGCGAAAAAGAACGCTGGGCGTCGTTAATTGGCGGCGGGGCGATGGTATTAATGGGCTTAAGACAGCGATCGCTACGCGGCGTGTTGATGGCAGTTGCAGGCGGTGGTTTACTATACCAAGGAGCAAAAAAACAAAGTACGCTCAAGCAAGCTCAAGAAGCGATCGGCTTGAATCAACCGATTAAAGTTGAAAAAACGGTAACGATTAATAAACCAGCAGCGGAACTATATAACTATTGGCGCGATTTTGAAAGATTACCGACGTTTATGAAGCATCTTGAGTCGGTAACAGTGCTAGACGATAAGCGATCGCACTGGGTAGCCAAAGCCCCCCTTGATGCTAAGGTCGAATGGGATGCCGAAATTATCCAAGAGCAAGAAAACGAATTAATCGCTTGGGCTTCGACCGAAGACGCAGACATCGAAAATTCCGGTTTTGTGCGCTTTAAACCCGCGCCAGGGAATCGCGGAACTGAAGTTAAAGTTGTCATGGAATACAACCCACCAGGCGGGGCGATCGCTTCAGCCCTTGCTAAACTTTTTGGCGAAGAACCCGATCAGCAAATTGGTGACGATTTGCGTCGCTTCAAGCAACTTATGGAAGCGGGAGAAATCGCGACAACTGAGGGTCAGCCTTCGGGTAGGGATTAG